In Manis pentadactyla isolate mManPen7 chromosome 3, mManPen7.hap1, whole genome shotgun sequence, a single window of DNA contains:
- the BAMBI gene encoding BMP and activin membrane-bound inhibitor homolog isoform X2 → MDRHSSYIFIWLQLELCAMAVLLTKGEIRCYCDAAHCVATGYMCKSELSACFSRLLDPQNANSPLTHGCLDSLGSTVDICPTRRAQNHSGTAMPTLECCHEDMCNYRGLHDVLAPPKGETSGQGNKYQRDGSRHLITKVQELTSSKELWFRAAVIAVPIAGGLILVLLIMLALRMLRSENKRLQDQRQQMLSRLHYSFHGYHSKKGQVAKLDLECMVPVSGHDNCCLACDKMRQGDLSNDKILSLVHWGMYSGHGKLEFV, encoded by the exons ATGGATCGCCATTCCAGCTACATCTTCATCTGGCTGCAGCTCGAACTCTGTGCTATGGCTGTTCTGCTCACCAAAG GTGAAATCAGGTGCTACTGTGATGCTGCCCACTGCGTGGCAACTGGCTACATGTGCAAATCAGAGCTGAGTGCCTGCTTCTCCAGACTTCTTGACCCTCAGAACGCAAATTCCCCACTCACCCATGGCTGCCTGGACTCTCTTGGAAGCACAGTGGACATCTGCCCAACCAGACGGGCACAGAACCACTCTGGCACTGCTATGCCTACGTTGGAATGCTGTCACGAAGATATGTGTAATTACAGAGGGCTGCATGATGTTCTCGCTCCTCCCAAGGGAGAGACCTCAG GACAAGGAAACAAATACCAGCGTGATGGTAGCAGACACCTCATCACCAAAGTGCAGGAGCTGACTTCTTCCAAAGAGCTGTGGTTCCGGGCTGCTGTGATTGCTGTTCCAATCGCTGGAGGGCTGATTTTAGTGTTGCTGATCATGTTGGCCTTGAGGATGCTTCGAAGTGAAAACAAGAGGCTACAGGATCAGCGGCAACAGATGCTCTCCCGTTTGCACTACAGCTTCCATGGATACCATTCCAAAAAGGGGCAGGTTGCAAAGTTAGACTTGGAATGCATGGTTCCAGTGAGTGGGCATGACAACTGCTGTCTGGCCTGTGATAAAATGCGACAAGGGGACCTCAGCAACGATAAGATCCTCTCACTTGTTCACTGGGGCATGTATAGTGGGCACGGGAAGCTGGAGTTCGTATGA
- the BAMBI gene encoding BMP and activin membrane-bound inhibitor homolog isoform X1: MDRHSSYIFIWLQLELCAMAVLLTKGEIRCYCDAAHCVATGYMCKSELSACFSRLLDPQNANSPLTHGCLDSLGSTVDICPTRRAQNHSGTAMPTLECCHEDMCNYRGLHDVLAPPKGETSGTGQGNKYQRDGSRHLITKVQELTSSKELWFRAAVIAVPIAGGLILVLLIMLALRMLRSENKRLQDQRQQMLSRLHYSFHGYHSKKGQVAKLDLECMVPVSGHDNCCLACDKMRQGDLSNDKILSLVHWGMYSGHGKLEFV, translated from the exons ATGGATCGCCATTCCAGCTACATCTTCATCTGGCTGCAGCTCGAACTCTGTGCTATGGCTGTTCTGCTCACCAAAG GTGAAATCAGGTGCTACTGTGATGCTGCCCACTGCGTGGCAACTGGCTACATGTGCAAATCAGAGCTGAGTGCCTGCTTCTCCAGACTTCTTGACCCTCAGAACGCAAATTCCCCACTCACCCATGGCTGCCTGGACTCTCTTGGAAGCACAGTGGACATCTGCCCAACCAGACGGGCACAGAACCACTCTGGCACTGCTATGCCTACGTTGGAATGCTGTCACGAAGATATGTGTAATTACAGAGGGCTGCATGATGTTCTCGCTCCTCCCAAGGGAGAGACCTCAGGTACAG GACAAGGAAACAAATACCAGCGTGATGGTAGCAGACACCTCATCACCAAAGTGCAGGAGCTGACTTCTTCCAAAGAGCTGTGGTTCCGGGCTGCTGTGATTGCTGTTCCAATCGCTGGAGGGCTGATTTTAGTGTTGCTGATCATGTTGGCCTTGAGGATGCTTCGAAGTGAAAACAAGAGGCTACAGGATCAGCGGCAACAGATGCTCTCCCGTTTGCACTACAGCTTCCATGGATACCATTCCAAAAAGGGGCAGGTTGCAAAGTTAGACTTGGAATGCATGGTTCCAGTGAGTGGGCATGACAACTGCTGTCTGGCCTGTGATAAAATGCGACAAGGGGACCTCAGCAACGATAAGATCCTCTCACTTGTTCACTGGGGCATGTATAGTGGGCACGGGAAGCTGGAGTTCGTATGA